A stretch of DNA from Pseudomonadota bacterium:
ATGCTTCACAACATGCAGCATCACCCCTAGAAATTCAAACCCTGAGGCCTTCTCAATGAAACAATACTACAGAAAACGAATCCTTATCACCGGAGGTGCCGGCTTTTTGGGTTCACATCTTTGTGAAAGACTCCTGAACGATGGCCATGAAGTCATTTGTATTGATAACTGTTATACCGGGACAAAAGACAACATCTATCACCTCCTCAACAATCCGGCTTTCGAGTTTATCCGCCATGATGTGACTTTCCCGCTGTATGTTGAGGTGGATGAAATATATAATCTGGCATGTCCGGCTTCACCCATCCATTACCAGCACGACCCGGTCCAGACCACAAAAACGAGTGTGCACGGAGCAATCAACATGCTCGGTCTTGCAAAGCGACTGAATGCAAAAATATTCCAGGCCTCAACAAGTGAAGTTTACGGTGACCCGCAAGTGCACCCCCAGACAGAAAATTACTGGGGACATGTAAATCCAACAGGGAGACGCTCATGCTATGACGAGGGCAAGCGTTGCGCAGAAACACTCTTCTTTGATTATCACCGTCAGCA
This window harbors:
- a CDS encoding SDR family oxidoreductase, with the translated sequence MKQYYRKRILITGGAGFLGSHLCERLLNDGHEVICIDNCYTGTKDNIYHLLNNPAFEFIRHDVTFPLYVEVDEIYNLACPASPIHYQHDPVQTTKTSVHGAINMLGLAKRLNAKIFQASTSEVYGDPQVHPQTENYWGHVNPTGRRSCYDEGKRCAETLFFDYHRQHKLKIKVARIFNTYGPKMHPDDGRVVSNFIMQALQNKPITVYGKGNQSRSFCFVDDLIEVFVRLMNSEDSFTGPVNTGNPVEFTILELAEKVIAITGSKSEIVFKKLPADDPKQRQPDITLAKEKLGWEPKITLEEGLKKTIPYFQSIITGDQ